Proteins co-encoded in one Spirosoma endbachense genomic window:
- the denD gene encoding D-erythronate dehydrogenase — MQLIITGGAGFLGQRLAKALLSSSFIFDELLLVDIVMPANPGNDTRITCQQADLSEGDAARNLITAKTGIIFHLAAVVSSHAEKDFDLGWKVNLDITRQLLEACRHQRQGIRFVFASSLAVYGGSLPALVNEATVVTPHSSYGAQKAIGELLINDYTRKNFVDGRVLRLPTICVRPGRPNLAASSFVSSIIREPINGEEAICPVAPELPVLVSSPDTIIQNIIKGASLDGAVFGEWRTVNLPGISVTVQQMLESLERVTDKETLARIQFKPDPAINAIVLSWPTVMDNTRALALGFEVDGHFDQFITQFIAQNKV; from the coding sequence ATGCAACTAATTATAACAGGTGGAGCAGGCTTTCTGGGCCAACGACTGGCGAAAGCGCTCCTAAGCAGTTCTTTCATCTTTGATGAGTTACTTCTGGTCGATATAGTGATGCCTGCTAATCCTGGCAACGACACCAGGATCACTTGTCAACAAGCCGACCTTTCGGAAGGCGATGCGGCCAGAAATCTGATCACGGCTAAAACCGGGATCATTTTCCATCTTGCTGCTGTGGTAAGCAGTCATGCAGAAAAGGACTTCGATCTGGGCTGGAAAGTAAATCTCGATATTACCCGGCAGCTCCTGGAAGCATGCCGTCACCAACGTCAGGGGATTCGGTTTGTGTTTGCCAGTTCTCTTGCCGTATATGGTGGTTCGTTGCCAGCTCTCGTCAATGAAGCAACCGTGGTGACCCCACATTCGTCTTATGGTGCCCAAAAAGCCATTGGAGAATTGCTCATCAATGACTATACCCGCAAAAACTTTGTGGACGGGCGGGTATTGCGTTTACCAACCATCTGCGTTCGGCCCGGCCGACCCAATCTGGCCGCTTCCTCGTTTGTCAGCAGCATCATACGGGAACCCATTAACGGTGAAGAGGCTATTTGTCCCGTAGCGCCTGAGCTTCCAGTTTTAGTGTCGAGCCCCGATACGATCATTCAGAATATTATCAAAGGAGCATCTCTGGATGGCGCTGTCTTTGGGGAATGGCGCACGGTAAACCTGCCCGGAATTAGTGTAACCGTACAACAGATGCTCGAATCGCTTGAGCGCGTTACGGACAAAGAAACGCTGGCCAGGATCCAATTCAAGCCTGATCCGGCTATCAATGCAATCGTACTCAGTTGGCCTACGGTAATGGACAATACCCGGGCTCTGGCGCTTGGGTTCGAGGTCGACGGCCATTTTGATCAGTTTATCACTCAATTCATCGCTCAGAACAAAGTGTAG
- a CDS encoding sialate O-acetylesterase codes for MSTFTKWVLLFIGWPFFAFAQLQITHPMSRLVVQRGSDGNGRLYLSGRLSSAVDRVEASLTPVSAGQGNATGWQVVQTNPTNNVFLGYVTGSGGWYILTVRTLIGNTVIAEGTVQPVGIGEVFVTAGQSNSRGLGIGDNDLGAITDRVSAIDSINHSYPPGAQALVSSGDPMPVPVFKPLTAGRKIFPMAESSWGWGELGDYIVNRYNVPVAFYVAGWDGSTAENWYNTANGIPTCNRYFCAENWPNLQPYTNLKNVLHYYNSIAGIRAVLWHQGEAEYSFPDGTTSIPQYYDRLVGVIQKSRQDFGGRNVPWMVARASFDGTEFRPAVVTEQQRVIDTPGLNVYQGPYNDTIVNRNAGNTDVHFKNSSRPATHPRYYLNPASIPAEMGLSRFARNWNNSLSNSFFQNTQPVTPTQFAVTGTVADYIRPGDSLYVPFSTLGSFAGDNQWQVQLLDSLGRYWSTLGSGSASPIKLKIPDTLRLGSLFQLRVVATSPFLPAVPSNLFRTSPTASQADVSLAMGISQRLPDLNGPVTISLFVQNNGPGQARNVVIRDRLPDNLAFISSTGLTVNNNVLTSNAMDISPGTTQVISFVAQPTAGGTYSNAAEIAQMLSTDPDSQANSGTGDGQDDMAMLDFRTKQGGSGLFVSPNPNQVPLPTVVSNQPIPDPAKIDISLNISVDNRVPRLNDVITYSLTISNAGGANAAMLFVIAYLPSGQVFESSSDLALSSNGVAGSISNLAAATSRTLQFKARITAAGTGVCTAQILAASQPDPDSVPGNGTSNGEDDTAQVDVRVK; via the coding sequence ATGTCCACATTTACAAAATGGGTCTTACTGTTTATTGGATGGCCCTTTTTTGCTTTTGCCCAATTACAGATTACACACCCAATGTCGCGGCTCGTCGTTCAGCGCGGGAGCGATGGCAATGGGCGACTGTATTTGTCAGGGCGACTGAGCAGTGCCGTCGATCGGGTAGAGGCTTCACTAACGCCCGTTTCGGCTGGACAGGGAAATGCTACGGGCTGGCAGGTGGTTCAAACAAATCCCACAAATAATGTTTTTCTGGGCTATGTCACAGGTTCAGGCGGGTGGTATATCCTGACCGTACGAACCCTGATTGGGAATACCGTCATCGCAGAGGGAACCGTACAACCTGTTGGTATTGGTGAAGTGTTCGTTACGGCCGGACAGTCAAACTCGCGGGGCCTGGGCATTGGCGATAATGACCTTGGAGCCATTACTGACCGGGTTAGCGCCATTGATTCGATCAACCACTCTTATCCGCCCGGTGCGCAGGCGCTTGTTTCGTCCGGTGATCCAATGCCAGTGCCCGTATTCAAGCCGTTGACCGCTGGCCGGAAAATTTTCCCTATGGCCGAAAGTTCATGGGGATGGGGCGAATTAGGCGACTACATCGTGAATCGATACAATGTGCCGGTGGCGTTTTATGTAGCCGGGTGGGATGGGTCGACGGCCGAAAACTGGTACAACACGGCGAATGGCATTCCAACCTGTAATCGCTATTTCTGCGCCGAAAACTGGCCTAACCTGCAACCCTATACCAACCTTAAGAATGTACTTCATTACTACAATTCCATTGCAGGCATTCGGGCTGTATTATGGCATCAGGGTGAAGCCGAATACAGCTTTCCCGATGGAACGACGAGTATTCCGCAATACTATGATCGATTAGTGGGGGTTATTCAGAAATCAAGGCAGGATTTTGGAGGGCGTAATGTGCCCTGGATGGTGGCCCGTGCTTCATTCGATGGTACGGAATTTCGCCCTGCTGTTGTTACCGAACAGCAGCGAGTTATTGATACGCCGGGCCTGAATGTCTATCAAGGCCCATATAACGATACGATTGTCAATCGCAATGCCGGAAATACAGATGTACATTTTAAAAATAGCTCCCGCCCGGCAACGCATCCGCGCTATTACTTGAATCCGGCCTCTATTCCGGCCGAGATGGGTCTTTCCCGGTTTGCCCGTAACTGGAATAATAGCCTTAGTAACAGCTTTTTTCAAAACACTCAGCCGGTAACGCCGACTCAATTCGCCGTTACCGGAACCGTAGCGGACTATATCCGCCCCGGCGACAGTCTGTATGTGCCTTTCTCAACGCTCGGTTCGTTTGCGGGCGATAACCAATGGCAGGTGCAATTGCTCGATTCGCTTGGCCGTTACTGGTCTACACTAGGCAGTGGTTCGGCAAGTCCAATTAAACTGAAAATTCCGGATACGCTTCGGCTGGGAAGCCTCTTTCAGCTTCGGGTTGTAGCCACATCGCCATTCCTGCCAGCCGTACCCTCCAATTTATTCAGGACGAGTCCTACGGCTAGTCAGGCAGATGTTAGTCTGGCAATGGGGATCAGTCAACGACTGCCTGATCTGAACGGCCCCGTTACAATAAGTCTTTTTGTCCAAAACAACGGGCCCGGACAGGCACGAAACGTTGTGATTCGGGACCGCTTACCCGATAATCTTGCCTTTATTTCATCGACAGGCTTAACAGTCAATAATAATGTGTTGACCAGTAACGCCATGGATATTAGTCCGGGTACAACGCAGGTTATAAGTTTTGTCGCTCAGCCGACGGCTGGTGGCACATACAGTAATGCTGCGGAAATCGCACAGATGCTCTCAACCGACCCCGATAGTCAGGCTAATTCTGGCACGGGAGATGGTCAGGATGATATGGCTATGCTGGATTTTCGCACCAAACAGGGCGGTTCTGGTTTATTTGTTTCGCCCAATCCCAATCAGGTTCCATTGCCTACAGTTGTCAGTAACCAGCCCATTCCTGATCCAGCTAAAATAGACATTAGCCTGAACATATCAGTTGATAATCGTGTACCCCGCCTGAATGATGTTATCACGTATTCATTGACTATTTCGAATGCGGGTGGTGCTAATGCGGCTATGTTGTTTGTTATAGCCTACCTGCCCAGCGGGCAGGTTTTTGAGTCAAGTAGTGATCTGGCATTAAGCAGCAATGGCGTGGCCGGCAGCATCAGCAATCTGGCGGCTGCTACCAGCAGAACGCTACAGTTCAAAGCCAGAATTACAGCCGCGGGCACTGGAGTTTGTACTGCACAAATTTTAGCCGCCAGCCAGCCTGATCCCGACTCTGTACCTGGTAACGGAACGAGTAATGGCGAAGATGATACCGCTCAGGTAGACGTGCGCGTGAAGTAA
- a CDS encoding four-carbon acid sugar kinase family protein has product MYVSVSQKMDQLPPDYKEEMLASIREAFSSSGKTIVVLDDDPTGTQTSHDVTVLTSWRAGLIAEELKKKPSILFILTNSRSLPEWEAVELAQEIGYNLKAAVIDSGREIVVISRSDSTLRGHFPAEVNAVASTLDMAEATIVFVPAFIEGGRFTIDDVHYLVENQKLVPVSDTPFARDVVFGYKHADLKLWVEEKTKGRVKAADVGSISIDDIRVGGPQVVGEKLIACANGSICIVNAASYRDLEVVVMGLILAEKSGKKFLYRSSATLVPIRAGMESGKIFSPPKEGTNSVNGALVMVGSHVPKTTSQLNWLLKNGNYQSIEVNVAEILQSVDPLVQAAAISRQTDEWLLAGKNVVIHTSRQLAVGTDSESSLRINASVSDFLVNIMKSLTVRPKFIVAKGGITSSDLASKGLSSEKAVVLGAVIPGVPVWQMNRESKFPGIKYVVFPGNVGDETALDEVCRKLAG; this is encoded by the coding sequence ATGTATGTGTCTGTAAGTCAGAAGATGGATCAGTTACCTCCTGATTATAAAGAGGAGATGCTTGCATCCATTCGTGAAGCATTTAGTTCGAGTGGTAAAACCATTGTGGTGCTCGACGATGATCCTACCGGAACGCAAACGTCTCATGATGTAACCGTGCTTACGTCATGGCGTGCAGGACTGATTGCAGAAGAATTGAAAAAGAAACCGTCTATTTTGTTTATTCTCACCAATTCGCGCAGCTTGCCCGAGTGGGAAGCGGTTGAACTTGCGCAGGAAATTGGCTATAACTTAAAAGCAGCTGTTATCGATAGCGGAAGGGAGATTGTCGTTATCAGCCGAAGTGATTCTACATTGAGAGGCCATTTTCCGGCTGAAGTGAATGCTGTCGCCAGCACGCTGGACATGGCAGAAGCTACAATCGTATTCGTGCCGGCATTTATTGAAGGCGGGCGATTTACGATTGATGATGTTCATTATCTGGTTGAAAATCAGAAGTTGGTGCCCGTGTCGGATACGCCTTTCGCCCGCGATGTAGTGTTTGGATACAAGCACGCTGATTTGAAACTATGGGTTGAAGAAAAAACCAAGGGGCGGGTGAAGGCAGCGGATGTGGGCTCCATATCAATTGACGATATCCGGGTGGGCGGGCCGCAGGTAGTTGGTGAGAAATTGATAGCCTGTGCCAACGGGTCGATTTGTATTGTCAACGCTGCCAGTTACCGGGATCTGGAGGTCGTTGTAATGGGTTTGATATTGGCAGAGAAATCGGGGAAAAAGTTTCTGTACCGCAGTTCGGCAACGTTGGTACCTATCCGGGCTGGTATGGAAAGCGGTAAAATTTTTTCTCCCCCCAAAGAGGGCACAAATTCTGTCAATGGAGCGCTCGTTATGGTAGGATCGCATGTCCCTAAAACAACCAGCCAGCTTAACTGGCTTCTGAAAAATGGCAACTATCAATCCATTGAAGTGAATGTAGCAGAGATACTACAATCAGTTGACCCACTAGTACAGGCAGCTGCAATTAGCCGACAAACGGATGAGTGGCTTTTGGCCGGAAAGAATGTGGTGATTCATACCAGTCGCCAGTTAGCGGTAGGTACTGATTCAGAAAGCAGTTTACGAATCAATGCTTCGGTTTCCGATTTTCTGGTCAATATCATGAAAAGCCTTACGGTCCGGCCGAAATTTATCGTGGCCAAAGGAGGAATTACCTCCAGTGATCTGGCATCCAAAGGGCTTTCTTCAGAAAAAGCGGTGGTGCTTGGGGCTGTGATCCCTGGGGTTCCGGTCTGGCAAATGAATAGGGAGAGCAAATTTCCGGGGATTAAGTATGTCGTTTTCCCTGGTAATGTTGGCGATGAAACCGCGCTGGATGAGGTATGCCGGAAGTTAGCGGGTTAA
- a CDS encoding prolyl oligopeptidase family serine peptidase: MLSSSAALAQSGSHNTNESLAYPKARRTDQTDTYHGTTVADPYRWLEDDRSAETAEWVKAENKVTFDYLSQIPYRQQLQNRLEQIYNYPKYSAPSRKGEWFYFSKNDGLQNQAVLYRQKGLDGKPELVIDPNKLSADGTTRLGAFSLSKDGKYAVVGLSKGGSDWQEYQVMELATKQYLSDKIEWVKVSGTAWQGDGFYYSRYPKPEGSALAAKNENHQVFYHKLNTPQSADRLVYEDPQHPQRFHIASTTDDERFLLLSVSDRGKGKDGNALFFMDAKADQKSFSSVVEDVTDFSYGVVDNDGDRLLILTNEKAPNSKVIAYDTKKKAFSTLIAEKPEPIAENSVSAAGGKLFVEYSKDVTSNVEVFDYSGKRESDIQLPAIGSAGGFGGEKDDKFVFYTFTSFTFPPTIYRYDIATRKSTIFRAPEVDFKPTDYETKQVFYTSKDGTKVPMFLTYRKGLKLDGTNPTLLYGYGGFNISLPPAFSPLRIPFLEQGGVYAQANLRGGSEYGEKWHEQGMKLKKQNVFDDFIAAAEYLIAQKYTSPAKLAVQGGSNGGLLVGAVMNQRPELFRVAIPQVGVMDMLRFHKFTIGWNWIADYGSSDNADEFKALYAYSPIHNLKTGVAYPATLITTADHDDRVVPAHSFKYAATIQEVYKGQNPVLIRIDTNSGHGASNTKKNIETTADIYSFILWNMGVKSLREIASK; the protein is encoded by the coding sequence ATGCTTAGCTCTTCTGCGGCTCTGGCTCAGTCAGGAAGCCACAACACCAATGAATCTTTGGCTTACCCTAAAGCCCGAAGAACCGATCAGACCGACACCTACCACGGCACTACTGTTGCCGACCCTTACCGCTGGCTCGAAGACGATCGCTCTGCCGAAACTGCCGAATGGGTAAAAGCCGAAAATAAAGTTACGTTCGACTATTTGTCGCAAATTCCGTACAGACAGCAACTTCAAAACCGACTTGAGCAGATTTATAACTATCCAAAATACTCTGCGCCAAGCCGTAAGGGCGAATGGTTCTATTTTTCGAAGAACGATGGCCTTCAAAATCAGGCAGTTCTGTATCGACAGAAAGGTCTTGACGGAAAACCGGAATTAGTAATCGATCCTAACAAACTTTCGGCCGACGGCACCACACGACTAGGTGCATTTTCGCTCTCGAAAGATGGTAAATACGCCGTAGTTGGCCTCTCCAAGGGAGGTTCCGACTGGCAGGAATACCAGGTTATGGAACTGGCTACCAAGCAATACCTGTCGGATAAAATCGAATGGGTAAAAGTGTCGGGCACAGCCTGGCAGGGTGACGGATTTTATTACAGTCGCTACCCAAAACCCGAAGGCAGTGCACTGGCCGCCAAGAACGAAAATCACCAGGTTTTCTATCATAAACTAAACACGCCCCAAAGCGCCGATCGGTTGGTTTATGAAGATCCTCAGCATCCTCAGCGATTCCACATTGCCAGTACCACCGACGACGAGCGGTTCCTGTTGCTCAGTGTGAGTGATCGAGGCAAGGGAAAAGACGGCAATGCGTTGTTTTTTATGGATGCTAAAGCCGATCAGAAATCGTTTTCGTCTGTTGTGGAAGATGTGACCGACTTCAGTTATGGCGTAGTCGACAACGATGGGGATCGGCTGTTGATTTTGACCAATGAGAAAGCTCCCAATAGTAAAGTCATTGCCTACGACACGAAAAAGAAGGCCTTTTCGACACTTATTGCCGAGAAACCAGAACCCATTGCCGAGAATAGCGTCAGTGCAGCAGGCGGTAAATTGTTCGTCGAATACTCGAAGGATGTTACCTCAAACGTAGAGGTGTTTGACTATTCAGGAAAGCGGGAAAGCGATATTCAACTCCCCGCCATCGGTTCGGCAGGCGGATTTGGTGGCGAGAAAGACGATAAGTTCGTGTTCTACACATTCACGTCTTTTACATTTCCGCCAACGATCTACCGGTACGATATCGCCACCCGTAAAAGCACGATCTTCCGGGCTCCCGAAGTAGATTTTAAGCCAACCGACTATGAAACAAAACAGGTTTTCTACACCAGTAAAGACGGCACAAAAGTGCCCATGTTCCTGACCTACCGTAAAGGATTAAAACTGGATGGCACGAACCCAACTCTCCTGTACGGCTACGGCGGATTCAACATCAGCCTGCCCCCGGCATTTAGTCCGCTACGAATTCCCTTTCTGGAGCAGGGTGGTGTTTATGCCCAGGCAAACTTACGCGGTGGTAGTGAGTATGGCGAGAAATGGCACGAGCAGGGCATGAAGCTGAAAAAGCAGAACGTATTTGACGATTTCATTGCAGCCGCCGAATACCTGATTGCGCAGAAATACACCAGCCCGGCTAAACTGGCAGTTCAGGGTGGGTCAAACGGTGGGCTACTCGTTGGGGCGGTTATGAATCAACGGCCCGAATTATTTCGGGTAGCGATTCCACAGGTGGGCGTCATGGATATGCTCCGATTCCACAAATTCACGATTGGCTGGAACTGGATTGCCGATTACGGTAGCAGCGATAATGCCGACGAGTTTAAGGCCTTATACGCCTACTCACCAATTCATAATCTGAAAACGGGTGTCGCTTATCCTGCTACCCTCATCACAACCGCCGACCACGACGACCGGGTTGTACCAGCACACTCGTTTAAGTATGCAGCCACCATTCAGGAGGTTTATAAAGGCCAGAATCCGGTTCTGATCCGGATAGATACCAACTCCGGGCACGGTGCCAGCAATACCAAAAAGAATATTGAGACCACGGCCGACATCTATTCATTCATCCTCTGGAATATGGGTGTGAAGAGCCTGCGCGAAATCGCCAGTAAGTAA
- a CDS encoding sensor histidine kinase, with amino-acid sequence MIRQVLHSAAYLVLLWSILSQYGWAQINYLAKPTTPNFQIDHISVNDGLTQGSVYYMLKDSRSFLWFGTQDGLNRYDGHQFRTYRPLVGERGVPRSGAIRGVNIFGIIEDPDGNLWVGTEEGLNRYDRQRDRFDCFLATDAQHQPINSRTLPFFVDKTELLYLSDAEGLVRFDYRNRRKTILASTIHPTKEYDLPSSTVRTPAGDVWLHAPQGLIRYNLHDRTFSHYFTSRPDNQFGSPQTVFSFFIDLDNVAWIGTNTGLIRFDYRHQTALVYDRFGNQPLSAVYSIAPGQLGRLWLGTQRNGVLYFDKRSRLFGQVNDVTGNTRQLSEFEIRKVYSDNLGIIWANVDPDGLTRIIPNAFLFGGMSKRQSTDNMPAELKLSNYTVRGFMEERFDRLWISTEEGINVLDPRTNHVVKRYFTDASEYNLPTHKLVRCMYRDPKRRIWVGIKGGVMAFHPETDRFEPILFQPSASQVTDNYVRNLASINDSTLVAATEDGLYTLNIVRRSWSKLPDLAGENIFNLWYDTATRQLWVGTYLNGYYWYQLPEHQLSPWKLIRSGLKGSMVLHFRSDTLRQTMWLSTDRGLAALKPETGKLKLYSDQQGLANSFVYGSLADVNNVIWLSTNRGLSRLDPSTGAIKNFTLSDGLQGNEFNGNAFIRLASGELFFGGVEGFNRFRPDMYRNSSFSPNVHIYSFNVNEDSLLSDRYVGEIDRIELAHDQNTLSMEFAALDYFSNGHNSYQYQLMNYDEQWVSAGEKNYVRYANLPSGDYIFQVKAANRDGHWSSRIKKLAIHIQPPFWKTPAFYILIALVLVLVTFGWIRQRENVIRQQETDRLRLAYDIQEQVKKDIARDLHDEIGTRLATLKLYTTRLIQYINEASVETTQSATHANVVNTAGVQVLKNNIFTLINSTISDVRNLLRKLNPQTLERYGYVAAVEELFSRINATGTIAMHLILTNAPGESAADGAELTDNPANPDLRTMARLPVDIEVMLYRITQELVSNSLKHANAHQIDLFIQGQKDRLFLIYSDDGQGFDYDQIKRSGPGLGLGSIESRVAILNGKILWQTQPGKGVSAHIDIPTGPVAKRWFS; translated from the coding sequence ATGATTCGACAGGTACTTCATAGTGCCGCTTATCTGGTGCTCCTTTGGAGTATATTAAGTCAGTATGGCTGGGCGCAGATAAATTATCTGGCCAAACCAACCACGCCGAACTTTCAGATTGATCATATCAGCGTTAATGACGGACTAACGCAGGGCTCCGTCTATTACATGCTGAAAGACAGCCGTAGCTTCCTGTGGTTTGGGACGCAGGATGGACTTAATCGCTACGATGGTCATCAATTTCGCACCTATCGCCCTTTAGTAGGTGAGCGGGGAGTCCCTCGCTCTGGCGCAATTCGGGGCGTCAATATTTTTGGTATTATCGAAGACCCTGATGGTAATTTATGGGTTGGTACCGAAGAAGGATTGAACCGGTATGACCGTCAGCGTGATCGCTTCGACTGCTTTTTGGCAACCGATGCCCAGCACCAGCCAATAAATAGCCGTACACTGCCTTTTTTTGTCGATAAAACCGAACTGCTTTACCTGAGTGATGCCGAAGGTTTAGTGCGATTCGACTACCGGAATCGCCGAAAGACAATTCTGGCATCAACCATTCACCCAACTAAAGAATATGACCTTCCGAGCTCGACTGTACGCACCCCGGCGGGTGATGTGTGGCTCCATGCTCCACAAGGCCTGATACGGTATAATCTCCATGATCGAACATTTTCCCACTATTTTACTAGCCGGCCCGACAATCAGTTTGGCTCTCCGCAAACTGTTTTTTCCTTTTTTATTGATCTTGACAACGTTGCCTGGATTGGGACAAATACGGGATTGATTCGATTCGATTATCGGCATCAAACGGCGCTGGTATACGATCGTTTTGGCAACCAGCCCCTCAGCGCCGTCTATAGTATTGCTCCCGGTCAGCTTGGCCGTCTCTGGCTGGGCACGCAACGCAATGGGGTATTGTATTTCGATAAACGGTCGCGGTTGTTTGGTCAGGTCAACGATGTGACGGGCAATACCCGACAACTGAGCGAGTTTGAGATTCGTAAAGTTTATTCGGATAATCTGGGCATAATCTGGGCTAATGTCGATCCGGACGGACTGACCCGTATCATACCCAATGCTTTTTTGTTTGGGGGCATGAGCAAACGCCAGTCGACAGATAATATGCCTGCTGAATTAAAGTTAAGCAACTACACGGTTCGGGGCTTTATGGAAGAGCGTTTTGATCGACTCTGGATCTCAACGGAAGAAGGAATTAACGTACTTGATCCACGGACAAATCATGTAGTTAAACGCTATTTCACCGATGCAAGCGAGTACAATTTGCCAACGCATAAGCTCGTGCGATGCATGTATCGTGACCCAAAACGGCGTATATGGGTTGGTATAAAGGGGGGAGTTATGGCGTTTCATCCGGAAACTGATCGTTTCGAGCCAATTTTATTTCAACCCTCAGCTAGTCAGGTAACCGACAATTATGTTCGAAATCTGGCGAGTATTAACGACAGCACGCTTGTTGCTGCCACCGAAGATGGTCTATATACCCTCAATATTGTCCGCCGTAGCTGGTCAAAACTTCCTGATCTTGCTGGCGAGAACATTTTTAACCTCTGGTATGATACTGCAACCCGCCAGTTATGGGTAGGTACTTACCTGAACGGGTATTACTGGTATCAGCTGCCAGAGCATCAACTGTCGCCCTGGAAACTCATTCGATCGGGCTTAAAAGGGAGTATGGTTCTGCATTTTCGTTCCGATACACTGCGCCAGACCATGTGGCTCTCTACCGATCGGGGGCTGGCTGCTTTGAAGCCTGAAACGGGTAAACTTAAGCTATATTCAGACCAGCAGGGATTAGCCAATTCGTTTGTTTATGGCTCGCTGGCCGATGTTAATAATGTTATCTGGCTGAGTACGAACCGGGGTCTTTCGCGGCTTGATCCGTCTACAGGAGCCATCAAAAATTTTACATTAAGTGATGGTTTACAGGGCAATGAATTTAACGGCAATGCCTTTATCCGACTGGCTAGCGGAGAATTGTTTTTTGGGGGTGTAGAAGGGTTTAATCGGTTTCGTCCCGATATGTACCGCAATTCGTCGTTCAGCCCGAATGTCCATATTTACTCGTTCAATGTTAATGAAGATTCGTTGCTTTCGGATCGTTATGTTGGTGAAATTGACCGGATTGAACTAGCGCACGATCAGAACACCCTATCGATGGAGTTTGCTGCTTTGGACTACTTTAGTAATGGCCATAATTCGTACCAGTACCAGTTAATGAACTATGATGAGCAATGGGTATCAGCGGGCGAAAAAAACTACGTTCGCTATGCCAATCTGCCATCGGGCGACTATATTTTTCAGGTTAAAGCCGCCAATCGGGATGGGCACTGGAGTAGCCGGATTAAAAAACTGGCGATTCATATTCAGCCGCCGTTCTGGAAAACACCCGCGTTCTACATACTGATTGCATTAGTGCTTGTCCTGGTAACCTTTGGCTGGATTCGACAGCGTGAAAATGTCATACGCCAACAGGAGACGGATCGGTTGCGGCTGGCGTATGACATTCAGGAGCAGGTTAAGAAAGACATTGCCCGTGATCTGCACGATGAGATTGGAACCCGGCTTGCCACTCTAAAACTCTACACAACCCGGTTGATCCAGTACATCAATGAAGCCTCCGTTGAAACAACTCAATCGGCAACGCACGCGAATGTTGTGAATACCGCAGGCGTGCAGGTTCTGAAGAACAATATTTTTACGCTGATTAACAGTACGATAAGTGATGTACGTAATCTGCTTCGGAAACTAAACCCGCAAACACTGGAGCGATATGGTTACGTAGCTGCTGTAGAGGAACTGTTCTCGCGTATTAACGCAACGGGCACAATCGCAATGCACCTGATTTTGACGAATGCCCCCGGTGAGTCGGCCGCAGACGGAGCAGAGTTAACTGATAATCCGGCAAACCCGGATTTACGAACAATGGCCCGCCTTCCGGTGGATATCGAGGTGATGTTATACCGAATTACTCAGGAGCTGGTGAGCAATTCGCTTAAACATGCAAACGCACACCAGATCGATCTATTTATTCAGGGCCAGAAGGATCGACTATTCCTGATCTATTCCGATGATGGACAAGGGTTTGATTATGACCAGATAAAGCGCAGTGGGCCTGGACTTGGACTAGGTAGTATAGAATCGAGGGTCGCTATTTTGAACGGAAAAATCCTTTGGCAAACACAACCTGGGAAGGGTGTAAGTGCGCATATAGATATACCTACGGGCCCCGTTGCGAAGCGGTGGTTTTCTTAG